In Chitinophaga sp. HK235, a single window of DNA contains:
- a CDS encoding histidine phosphatase family protein, which translates to MVTRIAIIRHGCTSWNKAGRLQGYSDIPLDDEGLSQARKLGQRLASEQWDVVCSSHLIRARQTAAIVAEELGIDSIWQDIRIGEAGGGQAEGTTEAERLAKWGPDWKQMDLGMEPNTNVLERGMSFLEDLITTEEGKQIVLITHGSFIRQLLAYLLPEMPPPPPMGNTSVTRLEYANGEWTCNLFNSVTHLEEV; encoded by the coding sequence CTGTACATCCTGGAACAAAGCCGGCCGCCTGCAAGGGTATTCAGACATCCCCCTCGATGATGAAGGGCTGTCACAGGCACGCAAACTGGGACAACGCCTGGCCAGCGAACAATGGGACGTCGTATGTTCCAGCCACCTGATTCGCGCCCGCCAGACAGCTGCTATCGTAGCCGAAGAACTGGGCATAGACAGCATATGGCAGGATATCCGTATCGGTGAGGCCGGAGGCGGCCAGGCCGAAGGGACCACCGAAGCCGAACGCCTCGCCAAATGGGGACCCGACTGGAAACAAATGGACCTTGGCATGGAACCCAATACCAACGTGCTGGAAAGAGGTATGTCCTTTCTGGAAGACCTCATCACTACCGAAGAAGGCAAACAAATCGTGCTCATCACCCATGGCAGCTTTATCCGCCAGCTGCTCGCCTACCTGCTCCCGGAGATGCCACCACCGCCTCCTATGGGCAACACCTCCGTTACCCGGCTGGAATATGCCAACGGTGAATGGACCTGCAATCTGTTTAACAGCGTGACACACCTGGAAGAAGTGTAA